One Erythrobacter aureus DNA segment encodes these proteins:
- a CDS encoding class I SAM-dependent methyltransferase, translating to MTGLADSFRRLIEATGAMPVSRYMGESNARYYTSRDPLGAGGDFTTAPEISQMFGEMAGLWLADIWVRAGRPADAIYVELGPGRGTLARDALRAMASQGLRPEVHLVEGSEALRKIQGGTLAGARFHDSIDTLPEDRPLFLLANEFLDALPIRQLVMTAQGWRERMVGLEGGEFAFVSGPNPMTEAVPDNQRAAQPDTVIETCPAAAALIEALALRLDVQGGAALFIDYGHLAPRTGSTLQAVKAHEKCDVFDAPGEMDLSAHVDFATLDAIARREGVASSLTTQGAWLTAMGIGLRAQALAKASPARAEDIRLAHDRLVQPDAMGDVFKCMALTARDWPRGAGFPEGQRRKPE from the coding sequence ATGACCGGGCTTGCGGACAGCTTCCGCCGGTTGATCGAGGCCACGGGGGCGATGCCCGTGTCGCGCTATATGGGCGAGAGCAATGCGCGCTATTACACTTCGCGCGATCCCTTGGGGGCGGGCGGCGATTTCACCACCGCGCCCGAGATCAGCCAGATGTTCGGCGAGATGGCCGGGCTGTGGCTGGCCGATATCTGGGTGCGTGCAGGCCGTCCGGCCGACGCGATCTATGTCGAATTGGGTCCGGGCCGCGGGACGCTGGCCAGGGATGCGCTGCGCGCCATGGCCAGCCAGGGTCTGCGGCCCGAGGTGCATCTGGTCGAAGGATCGGAAGCACTGCGCAAGATCCAGGGCGGCACTCTGGCCGGTGCGCGGTTCCACGATTCGATCGATACGCTGCCGGAGGATCGCCCGCTTTTCCTGCTCGCCAATGAATTCCTCGACGCGCTCCCGATTCGTCAATTGGTAATGACCGCCCAGGGTTGGCGCGAGCGCATGGTCGGGCTGGAGGGGGGCGAGTTCGCCTTTGTGTCCGGCCCCAATCCGATGACCGAGGCGGTGCCGGACAATCAGCGAGCCGCACAGCCCGATACGGTCATCGAAACCTGTCCGGCGGCGGCGGCGTTGATCGAGGCGCTGGCCCTGCGGCTCGACGTTCAGGGCGGGGCGGCGCTGTTTATCGATTATGGCCATCTGGCACCGCGAACCGGGTCGACCTTGCAGGCGGTCAAGGCGCATGAGAAATGCGATGTGTTCGACGCGCCGGGAGAGATGGACCTGAGCGCGCATGTCGATTTCGCCACGCTCGATGCGATTGCTCGGCGGGAAGGTGTGGCCAGCTCGCTCACGACGCAGGGCGCATGGCTCACCGCGATGGGCATCGGCCTGCGCGCGCAGGCTCTCGCGAAAGCATCGCCCGCCCGCGCCGAGGATATTCGGCTGGCGCACGACCGGCTGGTCCAGCCCGACGCGATGGGCGATGTGTTCAAATGCATGGCGCTGACCGCGCGCGACTGGCCGCGCGGTGCGGGCTTTCCCGAAGGTCAGCGGAGGAAACCCGAATGA